From the genome of Azospirillum sp. TSA2s:
AGATCAGGTCGACCTTCTCCTGCGGATACTCGGCGAAGCGCGCCTGCGCCGCCTTCACCCGCGCGATCAGGGAGTTCAGGTCGGAAAGGGTCGTGATGGTCATGGTCATCATCCACTTGCTGTCCGCAACCTGCGCAGTGACGCCGTCGCGGTGATGTGTTCGGGGAGGCCCTTGGACGCGGCACCGTTCGGGCGCGCCGCTGCGGCTCCGGGCTCCGAAGCGCGCGAACCACGGCCACGTCTTTGAAAGAAGGCGTTAAGGGTCAGTGCTTGTGAGTTTTTATGGGCTTCTCTCGGCCGTCATCCCCGCGGAGGCGGGGACCCAGGCTGATCGGCTTCCCGAGAGCCTTTGGAACGTCTGGATTCCCCCCTTCGCGGGAATGACGGCCGAGGAAGGCTCATGATGAGAGCCGATGCGGAGCGGTTCAAACTCCAAACGTCTCTCAGCCCGACTCATGAAAACCCGCAAACTCTCAGAAGCAGCTGGCGAGGTCGGCCAGCGCGTCGCGGTCCAGCAGTTCCAGCTTGCCGCCGACGAGGATGCGGATCAGGCGGGTCGACTTCAGCTTGGTCAGGGTGCGCGACACGGTTTCGGTGGTCAGGCCCAGATGGTCGGCGATGTCGCTGCGGCCCATCGGCAGGTCGATGATGCGCTCATCTCCTCCGCCAAGGGCCTTGCGGTCGCTGAGGCGCAGCAGGAAGGTGGCGACCTTTTCGCAAGCCGTCTTGCGGCCGAGCAGAACCATCTGGTCCTGCGCCGCCATCAGCTCGGACGTGGTCGCCGACAGCAGCTTGCGGGCGAAGGCCGGCTGGGCATCCATCAGGGCGTCCAGCTCCAGCCGCGGGATGCGCTGGATGGTGGTCGTCGTCACTGTTTCGGCGGTGTAGAGATACTGGGCGGCGAAGGCCAGACCCATCATGTCGCCGGCCTGCAGGAAGCCGATGATCTGGCGCCGGCCGTCGGGCAGCATCTTGTAGAGGCGGACCATGCCGCTCATCACGCGGAACACCGAACCGGCGTCGTCGCCTTCGCTGAACAGCGTGGTTTCGCGCTCGTGGACCTTGGCATGGCCCAGGCCGGCGAGCGGGTCGGCGGGGTTGCGCTGGATGGCCTCCAGGGGGGAGGTCGGGGACATCGCCAGGGCGGAGACCAGGTAACCAGGAACGGCGCGGTTGGCGTGGGCGGCAATGGCGGCGTGCGTGGACATGGTGACCTCGGCCTTGACGGTGCGATGCGGTCCGGTTCGTTCCGGGGTGCATCCGATGACCAGAAGCTAGCCGTCCCCCGCGGTGCTGTTTAGTTCGGTGATGTACCTAAGGATGTTTGCGTACGTAAGTGTACCTACGTAGGGGACCGTACGGGGTCCAGGAAGGATCCCCTCTCCCCCCTGGGGAGAGGGTTAGGGTGAGGGGGTCGCAAGGTGAGGATTCTCGAGAATCCACGTAGTGCATCCCCCTCACCCCGACCCTCTCCCCGGGGGGGAGAGGGAGATTCACTCAGGCGGCGGCGGCCGACGGCATCAGGCCGTTCAGCATGTCGATCAGTTGGTCCTCGTCGAACGGCTTCTCCAGCACGGCGACGACGCCGGCCTCCTTGGCGCGGGCGAAGGTCGCGGGATCGCCGCGGCCGGACACCATGATGACCGGCATTCCGTGCAGGTCGCCGCGATGGCGCTCCAGGAACTCCAGCCCGCTCATCACCGGCATGTGCAGGTCGAGAACGACGCAGCCCTGCGGGTTTCCGTCATAGTGGTCGAGGAATTCCCGGCAGGAGGAGAAGTCCCGCACATCGAAGGAGAAGGCTTCCAGCAGGGCCTTCAGGGAGTCGCGGACCGGCTCATCGTCGTCGACGATGTGGACGATCCCGGCCCCGGGGCCCCTGCCCGGCCCGTTGTCCAAATGATCCATGACGGCCTCCGAACTTCCATGCAGATACAACAGCGCCGACGATGCGGCGCGTCATGGAAGATAAAATGTGGCAGGGGGTGCCGA
Proteins encoded in this window:
- a CDS encoding helix-turn-helix domain-containing protein; the protein is MSTHAAIAAHANRAVPGYLVSALAMSPTSPLEAIQRNPADPLAGLGHAKVHERETTLFSEGDDAGSVFRVMSGMVRLYKMLPDGRRQIIGFLQAGDMMGLAFAAQYLYTAETVTTTTIQRIPRLELDALMDAQPAFARKLLSATTSELMAAQDQMVLLGRKTACEKVATFLLRLSDRKALGGGDERIIDLPMGRSDIADHLGLTTETVSRTLTKLKSTRLIRILVGGKLELLDRDALADLASCF
- a CDS encoding response regulator transcription factor → MDHLDNGPGRGPGAGIVHIVDDDEPVRDSLKALLEAFSFDVRDFSSCREFLDHYDGNPQGCVVLDLHMPVMSGLEFLERHRGDLHGMPVIMVSGRGDPATFARAKEAGVVAVLEKPFDEDQLIDMLNGLMPSAAAA